In Chiroxiphia lanceolata isolate bChiLan1 chromosome 9, bChiLan1.pri, whole genome shotgun sequence, one DNA window encodes the following:
- the SLC25A24 gene encoding calcium-binding mitochondrial carrier protein SCaMC-1: MFQLLQGFVLPAAACDGNRDGDSRYANLFRKLDLNEDGRVDIAELQTGLRAMGIPLGKEAEEKIFKAGDINQDGQLDFEEFMQYLKEHEKKMKLAFKSLDKNNDGKIEASEVVQSLKILGINISEKQAEKILQSIDADGTMTVDWNEWRDHFMFNPATDIEEIIRYWKHSTVLDIGDSLTVPDEFTEEEKKTGQWWKQLLAGGVAGAVSRTGTAPLDRLKVMMQVHGSKSNKMNIASGFKQMLKEGGVRSLWRGNGVNVVKIAPETAIKFWAYEQYKKILTKDDGKLGTVERFISGSLAGATAQTSIYPMEVLKTRLAVGKTGQYSGMFDCAKKILKREGLKAFYKGYIPNILGIIPYAGIDLAVYELLKSTWLEHYASSSANPGVFVLLGCGTASSTCGQLASYPLALIRTRMQAQASVEGAPQLSMVGLFQRIIATEGLRGLYRGIAPNFMKVLPAVSISYVVYEKMKQNLGIA; this comes from the exons ATGTTCCAGCTCCTGCAAGGCTTCGTTCTGCCGGCGGCCGCCTGCGACGGGAACAGGGATGGCGACTCCCGGTACGCCAACCTCTTCAGGAAACTGGACCTCAACGAGGACGGGAGGGTGGACATCGCCGAGCTCCAGACGGGCCTCCGGGCCATGGGCATCCCGCTGGGGAAGGAGGCTGAGGAG aaaatttttaaagctgGAGATATTAACCAGGATGGACAGCTGGATTTCGAAGAATTTATGCAGTACCTTAAAGAACATGAGAAGAAGATGAAACTGGCGTTTAAGAGCCTGGACAAAAACAATGATG GAAAAATTGAAGCATCAGAAGTTGTCCAGTCCCTCAAGATACTCGGtataaacatttcagaaaaacaggcagaaaagaTCTTGCAAAG tattgATGCTGATGGGACAATGACAGTAGATTGGAATGAGTGGAGAGATCATTTTATGTTTAATCCAGCTACAGACATTGAGGAAATAATTCGATATTGGAAACATTCCACT GTGTTGGATATAGGAGATAGTTTGACTGTTCCAGATGAGTtcacagaggaagagaaaaagactGGACAGTGGTGGAAGCAGCTGTTGGCAGGAGGAGTGGCTGGTGCTGTCTCCCGGACAGGTACAGCACCGTTAGATCGCCTTAAAGTGATGATGCAG gttcaTGGttcaaaatcaaacaaaatgaaTATAGCCAGTGGTTTCAAGCAAATGTTAAAAGAAGGTGGTGTCCGATCCCTTTGGAGGGGAAATGGTGTAAATGTTGTGAAAATAGCTCCTGAAACAGCTATTAAGTTCTGGGCTTATGAACAG TATAAGAAGATACTCACTAAGGATGATGGAAAGCTGGGCACTGTTGAAAGATTTATATCTGGTTCTTTGGCTGGAGCAACAGCACAAACTTCTATTTATCCCATGGAG gtTTTAAAGACCAGATTGGCTGTGGGTAAAACAGGGCAATATTCTGGGATGTTTGACTGTGctaagaagattttaaaaagagaaggtCTAAAGGCTTTCTACAAAGGCTATATTCCTAATATTCTGGGTATAATTCCTTATGCTGGCATTGACCTTGCTGTTTATGAG CTCTTAAAGAGTACATGGCTAGAACACTATGCATCAAGCTCTGCCAACCCAGGTGTTTTTGTATTGTTGGGATGTGGAACTGCTTCCAGCACATGTGGGCAGTTAGCCAGTTACCCTCTGGCTCTTATCAGAACACGCATGCAGGCTCAAG CCTCAGTGGAAGGAGCTCCACAGCTAAGCATGGTTGGTCTCTTTCAAAGAATTATTGCTACAGAGGGACTCCGAGGACTTTACAGGGGCATAGCCCCTAATTTTATGAAAGTGCTTCCAGCTGTCAGCATCAGCTATGTTGTAtatgaaaaaatgaagcagaatttGGGAATAGCAtga